One genomic region from Streptomyces sp. NBC_01431 encodes:
- a CDS encoding bifunctional 3,4-dihydroxy-2-butanone-4-phosphate synthase/GTP cyclohydrolase II, protein MTTHAPTWYSTDNREDLSLDPVEQAIRDIAAGRPVVVVDDEDRENEGDLVIAAEKATPEIIAFMMSECRGLICAPMEGDALDRLELPQMVDHNTESMKTAFTVSVDASAAHGVTTGISAADRATTLRLLADGRSASGDFVRPGHIFPLRAKPGGVLVRNGHTEAAVDLARLAGLAPAGAIVEIAGEDGVMLRLPELIPFARKHGLTIISIEDLIAYRRSSEPTVRREAEVHLPTAYGEFTAYGYRSTVDGVEHVALVHGDIGDGQDVLVRVHSECLTGDIFHSLRCDCGPQLQASMQRITEAGRGVVVYLRGHEGRGIGLLSKLRAYELQERGRDTLDANLELGLPADARDYAAGAQILADLGVHSLRLMTNNPDKITALVRHGLKVSGREPMPVQAGEHNLRYLRTKRDRMGHDLPWLDTAPTTMSACGNQ, encoded by the coding sequence CGGTCGGCCCGTGGTCGTCGTGGACGACGAGGACCGGGAGAACGAGGGCGACCTCGTCATCGCAGCCGAGAAGGCCACCCCCGAGATCATCGCGTTCATGATGAGCGAGTGCCGCGGCCTGATCTGCGCTCCCATGGAGGGCGACGCGCTCGACCGGCTCGAACTGCCGCAGATGGTCGACCACAACACCGAGTCGATGAAGACCGCCTTCACCGTCTCCGTCGACGCGAGCGCCGCCCACGGCGTCACCACCGGCATCTCCGCCGCCGACCGGGCCACCACCCTGCGCCTGCTCGCCGATGGGCGCTCCGCCTCCGGCGACTTCGTACGCCCCGGCCACATCTTCCCGCTGCGCGCCAAGCCCGGCGGCGTGCTCGTCCGCAACGGCCACACCGAGGCCGCGGTCGACCTCGCCCGGCTCGCCGGGCTCGCCCCGGCCGGCGCCATCGTCGAGATCGCCGGCGAGGACGGCGTGATGCTGCGCCTTCCCGAGCTCATCCCGTTCGCCCGCAAGCACGGCCTGACGATCATCTCCATCGAGGACCTGATCGCCTACCGGCGCTCCAGCGAGCCGACGGTGCGCCGCGAGGCCGAGGTCCATCTGCCCACCGCCTACGGCGAGTTCACGGCGTACGGCTACCGCTCCACCGTCGACGGCGTCGAGCACGTGGCGCTGGTCCACGGCGACATCGGCGACGGCCAGGACGTCCTGGTCCGGGTCCACTCCGAGTGCCTGACCGGCGACATCTTCCACTCCCTGCGCTGCGACTGCGGCCCCCAGCTCCAGGCCTCCATGCAGCGCATCACCGAAGCGGGCCGCGGCGTCGTGGTCTATCTGCGCGGCCACGAGGGGCGCGGTATCGGCCTGCTGTCCAAGCTGCGGGCGTACGAACTCCAGGAGCGCGGCCGCGACACGCTCGACGCCAACCTGGAACTCGGCCTGCCCGCCGACGCCCGCGACTACGCCGCCGGCGCGCAGATCCTCGCCGACCTCGGCGTGCACAGCCTGCGGCTCATGACCAACAACCCCGACAAGATCACCGCGCTGGTACGGCACGGCCTGAAGGTGTCGGGCCGCGAGCCCATGCCCGTCCAGGCGGGCGAGCACAACCTGCGGTACCTGCGGACCAAGCGGGACCGGATGGGCCACGACCTGCCGTGGCTGGACACCGCCCCGACGACGATGTCCGCCTGCGGCAACCAGTAA
- the ribH gene encoding 6,7-dimethyl-8-ribityllumazine synthase has translation MSGKGAPELSVRNCGDLRVAVIAAQWHEKVMDGLVDGALRALHELGIDEPTLLRVPGSFELPVVAKVLAGRGYDAIVALGVVIRGGTPHFEYVCQGVTNGLTQVSIDTGVPVGFGVLTCDTEEQALDRAGLEGSNEDKGHEAVTAAVATAATLRTVSEPWR, from the coding sequence GTGAGTGGCAAGGGCGCACCCGAACTGTCCGTACGCAACTGCGGAGACCTCCGTGTCGCGGTGATCGCGGCGCAGTGGCACGAGAAGGTGATGGACGGACTCGTCGACGGCGCCCTGCGCGCCCTGCACGAACTCGGCATCGACGAGCCGACGCTGCTGCGCGTCCCCGGCAGCTTCGAGCTGCCGGTCGTGGCGAAGGTGCTGGCGGGCCGCGGCTACGATGCCATCGTCGCGCTCGGCGTCGTCATCAGGGGCGGTACCCCGCACTTCGAGTACGTGTGCCAAGGTGTCACCAACGGCCTCACCCAGGTCAGCATCGACACCGGCGTACCCGTCGGCTTCGGCGTACTGACCTGCGACACCGAGGAGCAGGCCCTGGACCGGGCCGGCCTCGAAGGGTCGAACGAGGACAAGGGGCACGAAGCGGTCACCGCCGCCGTCGCCACCGCGGCCACACTGCGCACCGTCAGCGAACCCTGGCGCTGA
- a CDS encoding phosphoribosyl-ATP diphosphatase: protein MANKPSKSFEELFTELQLKAANGDPSTSRTAELVGKGVHAIGKKVVEEAAEVWMAAEYEGKEAAAEEISQLLYHVQVMMVARGISLDDVYAHL from the coding sequence ATGGCGAACAAACCCTCCAAGAGTTTCGAAGAGCTTTTCACCGAGCTCCAGCTCAAGGCCGCCAACGGCGACCCCTCCACCTCCCGCACCGCCGAGCTGGTGGGCAAGGGCGTACATGCCATCGGCAAGAAGGTCGTCGAGGAGGCCGCCGAAGTCTGGATGGCCGCCGAGTACGAGGGCAAGGAAGCCGCCGCGGAGGAGATCTCGCAGCTGCTGTACCACGTCCAGGTGATGATGGTCGCGCGCGGGATCTCCCTCGACGACGTCTACGCCCACCTTTAA
- the hisG gene encoding ATP phosphoribosyltransferase encodes MLRIAVPNKGSLSGPASAMLHEAGYQMRKESKELVLVDPANEVEFFYLRPKDIAIYVSAGKLDIGITGQDLLVDSGANAEVILPLGFARSTFRYATKPGTASGIGDFGGMTIATSYEGIVAKHLADNGVDASVVHLDGAVETAIELGVAQVIADVVETGTSLRNAGLEVIGEPIMKSEAVVIRRTGAAADDPKVQQFLRRLQGVLVARSYVMMDYDCRAEHLERAVALTPGLESPTISPLHNEGWVAVRSMVPAKDSQRVMDDLYELGARAILTTAIHACRL; translated from the coding sequence ATGCTGCGCATCGCCGTCCCCAACAAGGGTTCACTGTCCGGACCTGCGTCGGCGATGCTCCATGAGGCCGGCTACCAGATGCGCAAGGAGTCGAAGGAGCTCGTCCTCGTCGATCCCGCGAACGAGGTCGAGTTCTTCTACCTGCGCCCCAAGGACATCGCGATCTACGTGTCCGCGGGCAAGCTCGACATCGGTATCACCGGCCAGGACCTCCTGGTCGACTCCGGTGCGAACGCAGAGGTGATCCTGCCGCTCGGCTTCGCCCGCTCCACCTTCCGCTACGCCACCAAGCCCGGCACCGCGAGCGGCATCGGCGACTTCGGCGGCATGACGATCGCGACCTCCTACGAGGGCATCGTCGCCAAGCACCTCGCGGACAACGGCGTGGATGCCTCCGTGGTCCACCTCGACGGTGCCGTCGAGACCGCCATCGAGCTGGGCGTCGCCCAGGTCATCGCGGACGTCGTGGAGACCGGCACCTCGCTGCGCAACGCGGGCCTCGAAGTGATCGGCGAGCCGATCATGAAGTCGGAGGCGGTCGTCATCCGCCGCACCGGCGCCGCCGCCGACGACCCGAAGGTCCAGCAGTTCCTGCGCCGCCTCCAGGGCGTCCTGGTGGCCCGCAGCTACGTGATGATGGACTACGACTGCCGCGCCGAGCACCTGGAGCGCGCCGTCGCCCTCACCCCGGGCCTGGAGTCGCCGACCATCTCGCCGCTGCACAACGAGGGCTGGGTCGCGGTCCGTTCGATGGTCCCCGCCAAGGACTCCCAGCGCGTCATGGACGACCTGTACGAGCTGGGCGCCCGCGCGATCCTCACCACCGCCATCCACGCCTGCCGCCTCTGA
- a CDS encoding PH domain-containing protein — protein sequence MSAPAPQPPALPITFRPTRTRAVLLISGAAVFVAITAMSLLLEGLSGGARGSFILMAALFAAVLVLLSRPKIVADDAGVTVVNLTARRRLAWAEILRVNLRPGDPWVFLDLSDGTSLPALGIQPGIGKDGAIRDARALRALAETHGTRPDSPDAAHDNG from the coding sequence GTGTCCGCCCCCGCGCCCCAGCCTCCCGCCCTGCCGATCACCTTCAGGCCGACCCGCACCCGGGCCGTCCTGCTGATCAGCGGAGCAGCCGTGTTCGTCGCCATTACGGCGATGTCGCTGCTCCTGGAGGGCCTGAGCGGGGGCGCGCGGGGCAGCTTCATCCTCATGGCCGCCCTGTTCGCCGCGGTACTCGTGCTGCTCAGCCGGCCCAAGATCGTCGCCGACGACGCGGGCGTCACGGTGGTCAACCTCACCGCCAGGCGCCGGCTCGCCTGGGCGGAGATCCTCCGGGTGAACCTCCGTCCGGGCGACCCCTGGGTCTTCCTCGATCTGAGCGACGGCACGAGCCTGCCCGCGCTCGGCATCCAGCCCGGCATCGGCAAGGACGGGGCGATCCGCGATGCCAGGGCGCTGCGCGCGCTCGCCGAAACCCACGGCACGCGCCCCGATTCACCCGATGCGGCTCACGACAACGGCTGA
- a CDS encoding hemolysin family protein, which produces MMTITLLLAAAFLLILANGFFVAAEFGLVTVDRPDAERAAAEGDRRARTVVAALRELSFQLSGTQLGITITSLVVGMLAEPALADLLDGPIGATGLPAGAVSGISVVLGMLLAAAVQMVIGELVPKNWAVSRPLQVARFVAGPQNRFSRLFRPVIALLNTVANRLVRALGVEPADELASARTPGELVSLVRHSAQAGALEQDTADLFVRTLSLGHLTAENVMTPRVKVSALQTTATAADVLNLTRATGLSRFPVYRERIDEVVGMVHLKDALAVRPPERLRTPVGLIAVPPLLVPETLPVQQLLERLRSEQPIAVVVDEYGGTAGVVTLEDIVEELVGEVRDEHDGADAARPELAVVAGEDGRPAWEADGSCRVLSLSRIGLAAPEGPYETVAGLVADLLGRIPVPGDRVELPGWRIQVRQVERYRAERVRFVRAADAPVAEAVR; this is translated from the coding sequence ATCATGACGATCACTCTGCTGCTAGCCGCGGCATTCCTTCTCATCCTCGCCAACGGATTCTTCGTGGCCGCCGAATTCGGCCTGGTCACCGTCGACCGGCCGGACGCCGAGCGCGCCGCCGCCGAGGGCGACCGCCGGGCCCGCACCGTGGTGGCGGCCCTGCGCGAGCTGTCCTTCCAGCTTTCGGGCACCCAGCTCGGCATCACCATCACCTCCCTGGTCGTCGGCATGCTCGCCGAGCCCGCGCTCGCCGACCTGCTCGACGGGCCGATCGGCGCCACCGGCCTTCCCGCCGGCGCCGTCTCCGGCATCAGCGTCGTGCTCGGCATGCTGCTCGCCGCCGCCGTGCAGATGGTGATCGGCGAGCTCGTCCCGAAGAACTGGGCGGTCTCCCGGCCGCTCCAGGTGGCCCGCTTCGTCGCCGGACCGCAGAACCGCTTCTCGCGGCTCTTCCGGCCGGTGATCGCGCTGCTCAACACCGTCGCCAACCGCCTGGTGCGGGCGCTCGGCGTGGAGCCCGCCGACGAACTGGCCTCCGCCCGCACCCCGGGCGAACTGGTCTCCCTGGTCAGGCACTCGGCGCAGGCCGGCGCCCTGGAACAGGACACCGCCGACCTCTTCGTACGCACCCTCTCGCTCGGCCACCTCACCGCCGAGAACGTCATGACGCCGCGCGTCAAGGTCAGCGCCCTGCAAACCACCGCGACCGCCGCCGACGTCCTCAACCTCACCCGCGCCACCGGACTCTCCCGCTTCCCGGTCTACCGCGAGCGGATCGACGAGGTCGTCGGCATGGTCCACCTCAAGGACGCCCTCGCGGTGCGCCCGCCGGAGCGGCTGCGCACCCCGGTCGGCCTGATCGCCGTACCGCCGCTGCTCGTCCCGGAGACGCTGCCCGTGCAGCAGCTCCTGGAACGGCTGCGCAGCGAACAGCCGATAGCCGTCGTCGTGGACGAGTACGGGGGCACGGCCGGCGTGGTCACCCTCGAAGACATCGTCGAGGAACTGGTCGGCGAGGTCCGCGACGAACACGACGGCGCGGACGCCGCCCGCCCCGAACTGGCCGTGGTGGCCGGCGAGGACGGCCGTCCCGCCTGGGAGGCCGACGGCAGCTGCCGCGTCCTCTCGCTGAGCCGGATAGGCCTCGCCGCACCCGAGGGCCCGTACGAGACCGTCGCCGGACTCGTCGCCGATCTGCTCGGCCGGATCCCAGTGCCGGGCGACCGGGTCGAACTGCCCGGCTGGCGGATCCAGGTCCGCCAGGTGGAGCGGTATCGCGCCGAGCGGGTCCGCTTCGTACGGGCCGCCGACGCACCGGTGGCGGAGGCCGTGCGATGA
- a CDS encoding hemolysin family protein encodes MSLLQLLFALLLVLANGFFVGAEFALVSVRRSQIEPLAGESARARQVLHGLENLPQMMAAAQFGITVCSLTLGAVAEPTVARLLEPVFQAAHLPEGLVHPLGYVIALALVVSLHLVIGEMVPKNLAMAAPEKTALWFSPGLVAFARVCKPVTIALGACARLILKLFGVEPKDEVEAVFTSVQLGRLVEDSGQAGLLAPEAQERLEDALELGSRPVTDVLLDRDSLITVGCSVTPREVEELTVRTGYSRFPVCAEGGAFMGFLHVKDVLDVEDRERAVPQQLWRPLATLRAELPLDDALTVMRRAAAHLAQVADGSGRVLGLVALEDVLEMLVGEVRDPAHREEPTPLTRFAEPRSEQAEQALAG; translated from the coding sequence ATGAGCCTGCTCCAACTCCTGTTCGCGCTGCTCCTCGTGCTCGCCAACGGCTTCTTCGTCGGCGCCGAGTTCGCACTCGTCTCGGTGCGCCGCAGCCAGATCGAACCGCTCGCCGGTGAATCGGCGCGGGCCCGCCAGGTGCTGCACGGCCTGGAGAACCTGCCGCAGATGATGGCCGCGGCCCAATTCGGCATCACCGTCTGCTCGTTGACGCTCGGCGCGGTCGCCGAGCCGACCGTGGCCCGGCTCCTGGAGCCCGTGTTCCAGGCGGCCCACCTCCCCGAGGGTCTGGTCCACCCGCTCGGCTACGTCATAGCCCTGGCCCTGGTGGTCAGTCTCCACCTCGTCATCGGCGAGATGGTCCCGAAGAACCTGGCGATGGCGGCGCCCGAGAAGACCGCGCTCTGGTTCAGTCCGGGCCTGGTCGCCTTCGCCCGGGTCTGCAAGCCCGTGACGATCGCGCTCGGCGCCTGCGCACGGCTCATCCTGAAGCTGTTCGGGGTCGAGCCGAAGGACGAGGTGGAGGCCGTCTTCACCAGCGTCCAGCTCGGCCGGCTCGTCGAGGACTCCGGCCAGGCCGGACTGCTCGCGCCGGAAGCTCAGGAACGCCTGGAGGACGCCCTGGAACTGGGCAGCCGCCCGGTGACGGACGTCCTGCTCGACCGGGACTCGCTGATCACCGTCGGCTGCTCGGTCACCCCCCGCGAGGTGGAGGAGCTGACAGTACGCACCGGGTACTCCCGCTTCCCGGTGTGCGCGGAGGGCGGCGCCTTCATGGGCTTCCTGCACGTCAAGGACGTACTCGACGTGGAGGACCGGGAGCGCGCGGTGCCGCAGCAGCTGTGGCGGCCGCTCGCCACGCTGCGGGCCGAACTGCCCCTGGACGACGCCCTGACGGTGATGCGCCGGGCGGCGGCCCACCTCGCCCAGGTCGCCGACGGCTCGGGCCGGGTGCTCGGTCTCGTCGCCCTGGAGGACGTCCTCGAAATGCTCGTGGGCGAGGTCCGCGACCCCGCCCACCGCGAGGAGCCCACCCCGCTGACGCGCTTCGCCGAGCCCCGCAGCGAACAGGCGGAACAGGCGCTGGCGGGCTAG
- a CDS encoding AAA family ATPase, with protein sequence MDFGTTGAHAPAELAWLRGVDAYTMGAYPQAEEEFRTAVRLDPSMADGWLGLHALRVDTTTALLRMYRHRARFGEQRAGHRRTLNSWYWLGWWVQPVLESPRDLLLAHASHWLDGRHVPELDRALAGLPPVDTDPQVRFLHACRAYLVKDWEQLVRHTEPLVDDPLLGIEAGLFGGMARVRLEMFGQAEPLLSAALMRCRSEQPQRKELRYWLARAHEGTGRSAAALPLYRAVHRVDPAFMDTAARLTAITENDGFDGSEEAPDLAAVALSGFGDTVEADADSALGLDPPEGRELRLGGEAQPAGPPPALPGGVREKPGVPAQPGPPQFPAGPTDAVLLAEALAELERMVGLEPVKRQVKALSAQLNMARLRASQGLPVQPPKRHFVFSGPSGTGKTTVARILGRVFYALGLLGGDHLVEAQRADLVGEFLGQTAVKANELIDSALGGVLFVDEAYSLSNSGYSKGDAYGDEALQVLLKRAEDNRDHLVVILAGYPEGMDRLLATNPGLSSRFTTRVDFPSYRPLELTSIGEVLAAENGDAWDEEALDELRSISGHVVDQGWIDELGNGRFLRTLYEKSCAYRDLRLSMYPSTPTRDDLSTLRLPDLMQAYGEVLSGRGPTRRDPQEPL encoded by the coding sequence ATGGACTTCGGCACTACGGGCGCGCACGCCCCGGCCGAGCTCGCCTGGCTGCGCGGTGTGGACGCGTACACGATGGGCGCCTATCCGCAGGCCGAGGAGGAGTTCCGCACGGCCGTGCGGCTCGACCCCTCGATGGCGGACGGCTGGCTCGGGCTGCACGCGCTGCGCGTGGACACCACCACCGCGCTGCTGCGGATGTACCGCCACCGCGCGCGCTTCGGCGAACAGCGGGCGGGCCACCGAAGGACCCTCAACTCGTGGTACTGGCTGGGCTGGTGGGTGCAGCCGGTCCTGGAGAGCCCACGCGATCTGCTGCTCGCCCACGCGTCGCACTGGCTCGACGGGCGCCATGTCCCGGAACTGGACCGGGCGTTGGCGGGCCTGCCCCCCGTCGACACCGATCCGCAGGTGCGCTTCCTGCACGCCTGCCGCGCCTATCTCGTCAAGGACTGGGAGCAACTCGTCCGCCACACCGAGCCGTTGGTGGACGATCCGCTGCTGGGCATCGAGGCCGGTCTCTTCGGCGGGATGGCCCGGGTCCGCCTGGAGATGTTCGGCCAGGCCGAGCCGCTGCTCTCGGCGGCGCTGATGCGCTGCCGCAGTGAACAGCCCCAGCGCAAGGAGCTGCGCTACTGGCTGGCCCGCGCCCACGAGGGCACCGGGCGCTCGGCCGCGGCCCTCCCCCTGTACCGGGCGGTGCACCGGGTCGACCCGGCGTTCATGGACACCGCGGCGCGGCTCACCGCGATCACCGAGAACGACGGCTTCGACGGTTCCGAGGAAGCCCCCGACCTCGCCGCGGTCGCCCTGTCCGGCTTCGGCGACACCGTGGAGGCGGACGCCGACTCCGCCCTCGGCCTCGATCCGCCCGAGGGCCGCGAACTCAGACTCGGCGGCGAGGCGCAGCCGGCCGGTCCGCCGCCAGCGCTGCCGGGCGGGGTACGGGAGAAGCCAGGCGTGCCCGCGCAGCCCGGACCCCCGCAGTTCCCGGCCGGGCCCACCGACGCCGTGCTGCTTGCCGAGGCGCTCGCCGAGCTGGAGCGGATGGTGGGCCTCGAACCCGTCAAGCGTCAGGTCAAGGCGCTGTCCGCGCAGCTCAACATGGCGCGGCTCAGGGCCAGTCAGGGATTACCGGTCCAGCCGCCGAAACGTCACTTTGTCTTCTCCGGCCCCTCGGGCACCGGCAAGACCACCGTGGCACGCATCCTGGGCCGGGTGTTCTACGCGCTCGGGCTGCTCGGCGGCGATCATCTGGTGGAGGCCCAACGGGCCGATCTGGTCGGCGAGTTCCTCGGCCAGACCGCCGTCAAGGCCAATGAGCTGATCGACTCGGCGCTCGGCGGGGTGCTCTTCGTCGACGAGGCGTACTCGCTCTCCAACTCCGGTTACAGCAAGGGCGACGCCTACGGCGACGAGGCGCTCCAGGTGCTTTTGAAGCGTGCCGAGGACAACCGCGATCACCTGGTGGTCATCCTCGCGGGCTACCCCGAGGGCATGGACCGCCTGCTCGCCACCAACCCCGGTCTGTCCTCACGCTTCACCACCCGCGTCGACTTCCCCTCCTACCGGCCGCTCGAACTCACCTCGATCGGCGAGGTGCTCGCCGCCGAGAACGGCGACGCGTGGGACGAGGAGGCCCTCGACGAGCTGCGCTCGATCAGCGGGCACGTCGTCGACCAGGGCTGGATCGACGAGCTGGGCAACGGCCGGTTCCTGCGCACCCTGTACGAGAAGAGCTGCGCCTACCGGGACTTGAGGCTGTCGATGTATCCGTCGACGCCCACCCGGGACGATCTGTCCACGCTGCGTCTGCCCGATCTGATGCAGGCCTACGGAGAGGTCCTGTCGGGTCGCGGCCCGACGCGCCGCGACCCGCAGGAACCTCTGTGA
- a CDS encoding uridine kinase family protein: MKSTPPPGAELRQLAVRVGALTPSCGPVRLVGVDGHAGSGKSTFAARLADALGGAPVLHLDDLATHEEFFDWTDRFRRQVLDPFGRGEAARYDPYDWNLRRFGAARVLEPAPVVLIEGVGAGRRALRPALALLLWMELDAQASWIRGRQRDGIGLSAFWDDWTQAEMRHFTEDPSRPFADTLVRQGQAGYEWLPRPDSAAGTD, from the coding sequence ATGAAAAGCACCCCGCCCCCCGGCGCCGAGCTGCGCCAACTGGCCGTCCGCGTCGGCGCGTTGACGCCTTCCTGCGGTCCGGTGCGGCTGGTCGGCGTCGACGGGCACGCGGGTTCCGGCAAGTCCACGTTCGCGGCTCGGCTCGCCGACGCGCTCGGCGGGGCGCCGGTGCTGCATCTGGACGACCTGGCCACCCACGAGGAGTTCTTCGACTGGACGGACCGGTTCCGCCGGCAGGTGCTCGACCCCTTCGGGCGCGGCGAGGCCGCGCGCTACGACCCGTACGACTGGAACCTGCGGCGCTTCGGGGCGGCGCGCGTCCTGGAGCCCGCGCCCGTGGTGCTGATCGAGGGCGTCGGGGCGGGTCGCCGGGCGCTGCGGCCCGCCCTCGCGCTGCTCCTGTGGATGGAGCTCGACGCACAGGCCTCCTGGATCCGGGGTCGCCAACGCGACGGAATCGGACTCTCCGCCTTCTGGGACGACTGGACGCAGGCGGAGATGCGCCATTTCACCGAGGACCCGTCGAGGCCCTTCGCCGACACCCTGGTACGTCAGGGACAGGCGGGGTACGAGTGGCTCCCGAGACCGGATTCGGCAGCGGGTACGGACTGA
- a CDS encoding peptidase C39 family protein gives MTSSTPRRTVLAAAVAVAAGAAVTASAGPAAAAGGASRPKQAPKPVDNRAWTSHAQWRSGTANGVRAVEGRRPGIVIDAPAGSTAYTDPHTGRTATWEYAAWTSPRHRCPVPATEAVAHWNAHTPTGTWLQVELLGTYTDGTATPAYVMGRWTAGDGDSDIRRTSLDGQADGKSSISTDTFAIDTPAAGLRLASYQLRITLYRLPGSRLTPTVWRLGAMASDIPDRFTVEASTPGFAGELEVPRYSQEIHKGQYPQYDNGGEAWCSPTSSEMIIEYWGRRPGPADLAWVDPSYADPQVCQAARRTYDYQYAGCGNWPFNAAYAATYQDMSAVVTRLGSLNDLETLIRAGIPAITSQSFLKTELTGAGYGTSGHLMTVIGFTADGDVIANDPASADDAAVRRVYNRREFENIWLRTKRYNASGKVVSGTGGVCYLYWPARPTARQRKALAAVGIG, from the coding sequence GTGACCAGCTCCACCCCGCGCAGAACCGTCCTCGCCGCGGCCGTCGCCGTCGCGGCCGGTGCCGCCGTGACCGCCTCGGCGGGCCCGGCCGCGGCCGCCGGCGGCGCGTCCCGACCGAAGCAGGCACCGAAGCCCGTGGACAACCGCGCCTGGACCTCGCACGCCCAGTGGCGCTCGGGCACCGCGAACGGGGTGCGCGCCGTCGAGGGCCGCCGCCCCGGCATCGTCATCGACGCGCCCGCCGGAAGCACCGCCTACACCGACCCGCACACCGGCAGGACCGCCACCTGGGAGTACGCGGCCTGGACCTCGCCGCGGCACCGCTGCCCGGTCCCCGCGACCGAGGCCGTCGCCCACTGGAACGCGCACACCCCGACCGGCACCTGGCTCCAGGTCGAGCTGCTCGGCACCTATACGGACGGGACCGCGACCCCGGCCTACGTCATGGGCCGCTGGACGGCGGGCGACGGCGACAGCGACATCCGGCGCACCTCCCTCGACGGCCAGGCCGACGGCAAGAGCTCCATCTCCACCGACACCTTCGCGATCGACACCCCGGCCGCGGGCCTGCGCCTGGCCTCCTACCAGCTGCGGATCACGCTCTACCGCCTCCCGGGCAGCCGGCTCACGCCCACCGTGTGGCGGCTCGGCGCGATGGCCTCCGACATTCCGGACCGGTTCACGGTGGAGGCCTCGACGCCGGGATTCGCTGGCGAGCTGGAGGTGCCGCGCTACTCGCAGGAGATCCACAAGGGGCAGTACCCCCAGTACGACAACGGTGGCGAGGCCTGGTGCAGCCCCACCTCCTCCGAGATGATCATCGAGTACTGGGGGCGCCGGCCCGGCCCGGCCGACCTCGCCTGGGTCGATCCGTCCTACGCCGACCCGCAGGTCTGCCAGGCCGCCCGGCGCACCTACGACTACCAGTACGCGGGCTGCGGCAACTGGCCCTTCAACGCCGCGTACGCCGCCACGTACCAGGACATGAGCGCGGTGGTGACCCGGCTCGGCTCACTGAACGACCTGGAGACGCTGATCCGTGCGGGCATCCCCGCCATAACGTCGCAGTCCTTCCTGAAGACGGAGCTGACCGGCGCGGGCTACGGCACCTCGGGTCACCTGATGACGGTGATCGGGTTCACCGCGGACGGCGACGTGATCGCCAACGACCCGGCCTCGGCGGATGACGCGGCCGTACGCCGCGTGTACAACCGGCGAGAGTTTGAGAACATCTGGCTGCGGACCAAGCGCTACAACGCGAGCGGGAAGGTGGTCTCGGGCACGGGAGGCGTCTGCTACCTGTACTGGCCCGCCCGCCCGACGGCCAGGCAGCGCAAGGCACTCGCGGCCGTGGGCATCGGCTGA
- a CDS encoding DUF6230 family protein — translation MGAAGRPLAEGRTAWKKTAAVALPAVVAVGIMANVMAEGALAASFAVSGTSFQVASGKLTSSGLSSFVQTDRSADGKGHPVALLGIGDARLSDICQSAEVNTPVGTVVFKLTAGGDAGEVTAGNLVIDGADLVGDAHFGTAQIGRDTSTLDAVKGVRDEKGKFGLQAGDIEVNGVRSHAWSATGGNFRLKGMKVDVSIGGKKCF, via the coding sequence GTGGGCGCAGCTGGCCGGCCGCTGGCCGAAGGCAGAACAGCGTGGAAGAAGACCGCCGCCGTCGCCCTGCCGGCGGTGGTCGCGGTCGGGATCATGGCCAATGTGATGGCCGAGGGTGCGCTGGCCGCGTCGTTCGCGGTCTCCGGCACGAGTTTTCAGGTCGCGTCGGGGAAGCTGACCAGTTCGGGGCTCTCCTCGTTCGTGCAGACCGACAGGTCGGCCGACGGCAAGGGCCACCCGGTGGCGCTGCTCGGCATCGGCGACGCGAGGCTCAGCGACATCTGCCAGTCGGCCGAGGTCAACACCCCGGTGGGGACAGTGGTGTTCAAGCTGACCGCGGGCGGCGACGCGGGCGAGGTGACGGCCGGCAACCTGGTGATCGACGGCGCGGACCTGGTCGGCGACGCCCACTTCGGCACGGCACAGATCGGCCGGGACACCTCGACTCTGGACGCGGTGAAGGGCGTCCGGGACGAGAAGGGGAAGTTCGGCCTCCAGGCCGGGGACATCGAGGTCAACGGGGTGAGGTCGCACGCCTGGTCGGCGACCGGCGGCAACTTCCGGCTGAAGGGGATGAAGGTCGATGTGAGCATCGGCGGCAAGAAGTGCTTCTGA